From a region of the Methanolobus tindarius DSM 2278 genome:
- a CDS encoding tyrosine-type recombinase/integrase — protein MEMGIYRLNLARRIEKLKQSDISDTNKSLIQSFVHFCVVTGIGEHRILKYISTLKCIAISIQTDFDKVDLECLQSYVATLEQSDYSEHTKHDYKVTIKKFYRWHYDDENPKLIKWIKARINTKRCKSPEAVLNEPEVLQLIDISSNRRDKALIALLWDIGGRIGEIGTLLIKHVLFDDMGAVIHVNGKTGPRRVRAVFSVQYLKEWISEHPGKDDPEAPLWIKLNSGSKVVMLQYGAIRMQLIKIAKRAGTNKRIHAHLFRHSRATHMANYLTEFQMCQYFGWTLGSDMPATYVHLSGRDVDDAVLKANGVKQGESSFMNEYMGNLDVSDIDVLVEQKLKSMMLKLLT, from the coding sequence ATGGAGATGGGAATTTATCGATTGAATCTTGCAAGGCGTATAGAAAAATTGAAACAATCTGACATATCGGATACGAATAAAAGCCTTATTCAAAGTTTTGTGCATTTTTGTGTGGTTACTGGTATTGGTGAGCATAGGATTCTCAAATATATTTCTACGCTGAAATGCATAGCAATCAGCATTCAAACCGATTTTGATAAAGTTGACCTTGAATGTCTTCAGTCATATGTTGCAACCCTTGAGCAATCGGATTATAGTGAGCATACAAAGCACGATTACAAGGTCACCATCAAGAAATTCTATAGATGGCACTACGATGACGAAAACCCTAAACTCATCAAATGGATAAAAGCTAGAATCAACACTAAGCGGTGTAAATCGCCGGAAGCAGTTCTGAATGAACCAGAAGTACTTCAACTCATAGATATATCATCAAATCGTCGTGATAAGGCTCTTATCGCTCTTCTGTGGGACATTGGAGGGCGTATTGGAGAGATTGGTACATTGCTAATTAAGCATGTTCTTTTTGATGATATGGGGGCTGTCATTCATGTCAACGGTAAAACGGGTCCTAGAAGGGTGCGAGCAGTATTCTCCGTTCAGTATCTCAAGGAATGGATTTCCGAGCATCCCGGTAAAGATGACCCGGAGGCTCCACTGTGGATTAAATTAAATTCTGGTAGTAAAGTTGTTATGCTTCAGTACGGTGCCATCAGGATGCAACTAATTAAAATTGCTAAACGAGCAGGCACAAATAAACGAATTCATGCACATCTATTCAGACATAGCCGGGCCACTCATATGGCGAATTATCTAACAGAATTTCAGATGTGCCAATATTTTGGATGGACCCTTGGCTCTGACATGCCAGCTACGTATGTTCACCTGTCAGGTCGTGACGTGGATGATGCGGTTCTTAAGGCAAATGGTGTGAAGCAAGGTGAAAGTTCCTTTATGAATGAGTATATGGGGAATTTGGATGTATCTGATATTGATGTGTTGGTGGAGCAGAAACTGAAATCGATGATGTTGAAATTATTGACTTAA